A region from the Eptesicus fuscus isolate TK198812 chromosome 1, DD_ASM_mEF_20220401, whole genome shotgun sequence genome encodes:
- the NYX gene encoding nyctalopin — MGSVAGKLENCYVRAAGQGLNLNEEVRFTDACVLALVLSRAGAWAPEACTRPCPAACSCGPGERGCWVRCDRAGLLRVPPEFPCQVASIDLDRNGLRFLGERAFGTLPSLRRLSLRHNNLSFITPGAFRGLARLAELRLAHNGDLRYLHARTFAALGRLRRLDLAACRLFSVPERLLAGLPALRELAAFANLFRRVPGALRGLANLTHARLERGRIEAVAASSLLGLGRLRALSLQANRVGTVHAGAFRDCGALEHLLLNDNRLAELPAGAFRGLGRLRTLNLGGNALGRVARAWFADLAELELLYLDRNGIAFVEEGAFQNLSGLLALHLNGNRLTALAWAAFEPGFFLGRLFLFRNPWRCDCRLQWLRGWMESSGHVAEVPCASPGSVAGLDLSRVAFGRGPDGLCVDPEELNLSASSPGPSPEPAATTVSRFSSLLSELLAPRAPVEEAANTTAGPANASLALPSGAVGGSGHSTPFLLGSSLLLSAAQHMLCVLQTG, encoded by the coding sequence cactgGTCCTCAGCCGGGCGGGCGCCTGGGCCCCGGAGGCCTGCACACGGCCCTGCCCGGCCGCCTGCTCCTGCGGCCcgggggagcggggctgctgggtgcGCTGCGACCGCGCCGGCCTCCTGCGGGTGCCCCCCGAGTTCCCGTGCCAGGTGGCGTCCATCGACCTGGACCGCAACGGCCTGCGCTTCCTGGGCGAGCGGGCCTTCGGGACGCTGCCGTCGCTGCGCCGCCTGTCGCTGCGCCACAACAACCTGTCCTTCATCACGCCCGGCGCCTTCCGGGGCCTGGCCCGCCTGGCCGAGCTGCGCCTGGCGCACAACGGCGACCTGCGCTACCTGCACGCGCGCACCTTCGCGGCCCTGGGCCGCCTGCGCCGCCTCGACCTGGCCGCCTGCCGCCTCTTCTCGGTGCCCGAGCGCCTGCTGGCCGGGCTGCCCGCCCTGCGCGAGCTGGCCGCCTTCGCCAACCTGTTCCGCCGCGTGCCCGGCGCCCTGCGCGGCCTGGCCAACCTGACCCACGCGCGCCTGGAGCGCGGCCGCATCGAGGCGGTGGCCGCCAGCTCCCTGCTCGGCCTGGGCCGCCTGCGTGCgctcagcctgcaggccaaccGGGTGGGCACCGTGCACGCCGGCGCCTTCCGCGACTGCGGGGCCCTGGAGCACCTGCTGCTCAACGACAACCGGCTGGCCGAGCTGCCCGCCGGCGCCTTCCGCGGCCTGGGCCGCCTGCGCACCCTCAACCTGGGCGGCAACGCGCTGGGCCGCGTGGCTCGGGCCTGGTTCGCCGACCTGGCCGAGCTCGAGCTGCTCTACCTGGACCGCAACGGCATCGCCTTCGTGGAGGAGGGCGCCTTCCAGAACCTGTCGGGCCTCCTGGCCCTGCACCTCAACGGCAACCGCCTCACCGCGCTCGCCTGGGCCGCCTTCGAGCCCGGCTTCTTCCTGGGCCGCCTCTTTCTCTTCCGCAACCCGTGGCGCTGTGACTGCCGCCTGCAGTGGCTGCGGGGCTGGATGGAGAGCTCCGGGCACGTGGCCGAGGTGCCGTGCGCCTCCCCGGGCTCCGTGGCCGGCCTGGACCTCAGCCGGGTGGCCTTCGGGCGCGGCCCCGACGGCCTCTGCGTGGACCCCGAGGAGCTGAACCTCAGCGCGTCCAGCCCCGGCCCGTCCCCAGAGCCGGCGGCCACCACCGTGAGCAGGTTCAGCAGCCTCCTCTCCGAGCTGCTGGCCCCGAGGGCCCCCGTGGAGGAGGCGGCCAACACCACCGCGGGGCCAGCCAATGCCTCGCTGGCCCTTCCCTCGGGTGCGGTGGGAGGTTCAGGCCACAGCACCCCGTTTCTCCTGGGCTCCAGTCTGCTGCTCAGCGCAGCCCAGCACATGCTGTGTGTCCTCCAGACAGGCTGA